A single window of Hylaeus volcanicus isolate JK05 chromosome 8, UHH_iyHylVolc1.0_haploid, whole genome shotgun sequence DNA harbors:
- the LOC128881264 gene encoding ran-binding protein 3 isoform X1 has product MADCKESKEETNRPSYILKVDPPQDPSEDLSKNSTSEKMESSSMENDAQESSSSSNKLPNKTHYPVLAAAKFGNPFGSNDFSDSLPNKTKPSILRPSQLGAMANSQLVNKTVLQPAKFQNPFTKVTDIVSEEKNESVNQNNKSKVKESNSEETPAEEPKPTFLPLGASTKDSESNSVNNTVTPCASEPSFVFGQNLKERVMVGNDAESTENTEGEERKEEAASENGSSELLFSNAPAVCRTTARPGLTLTQAAQELEEANRANKRKYNQVTPLTGEEGETNVVQINCKLFAFDKASGGWQERGRGTLRLNDRDEESRLVGRTAGTQRLILNTKVWPGMTAERAAPKSLRLTAMDVHGDIRIFIVQAAPKEIEQLHKLLQQRIKRAQERQPKKLATDH; this is encoded by the exons ATGGCGGACTGCAAGG AGAGCAAAGAAGAGACGAACAGGCCGTCGTATATTTTAAAGGTAGATCCGCCGCAAGATCCGTCAGAAGACTTGTCTAAAAATTCTACGAGCG aAAAGATGGAAAGTTCTTCTATGGAAAACGACGCTCAGGAGTCTTCGTCAAGTTCTAACAAACTCCCCAATAAAACACATT ATCCTGTATTAGCTGCTGCAAAGTTTGGAAATCCATTCGGGAGCAATGACTTTTCAGATTCCTTACCTAACAAAACAAAGCCATCGATATTGAGGCCATCTCAATTGGGCGCAATGGCAAATAGTCAACTTGTTAATAAAACAGTTCTGCAACCAGCAAAATTCCAAAATCCCTTTACAAAAGTCACTGACATCGTTTCAGAAGAGAAGAATGAATCTGTGAACCAAAATAATAAGAGCAAAGTAAAAGAAAGTAACAGCGAAGAGACACCAGCAGAGGAACCGAAGCCTACCTTCCTACCGCTAGGTGCGAGTACAAAGGATAGCGAAAGTAATAGTGTAAATAATACAGTGACACCTTGTGCTTCGGAACCGAGTTTCGTCTTTGGCCAGAACTTAAAGGAACGAGTTATGGTTGGAAACGATGCGGAAAGCACCGAGAATACAGAGGGTGAAGAAAGAAAGGAGGAAGCTGCCAGCGAAAATGGTTCTTCCGAACTTCTCTTCTCGAATGCCCCTGCAGTGTGTCGCACTACAGCTCGGCCAGGTCTGACGTTAACGCAAGCGGCGCAAGAACTAGAGGAGGCGAATCGCGCGAATAAAAGGAAGTACAATCAAGTGACGCCGTTGACGGGTGAAGAGGGAGAAACGAATgttgttcaaataaattgcaaactATTTGCATTCGATAAAGCCAGTGGCGGTTGGCaagagagaggaagaggaacATTACGACTGAACGATCGCGACGAGGAGTCCCGATTGGTAGGCCGCACCGCGGGCACCcaaagattaatattaaacacaAAAGTCTGGCCAGGTATGACCGCGGAACGAGCCGCACCCAAATCATTAAGATTAACAGCTATGGACGTTCACGGAGACATAAGAATCTTCATCGTTCAAGCTGCACCTAAAGAAATCGAACAGTTGCACAAACTGTTGCAGCAGCGAATCAAACGCGCGCAAGAACGCCAACCGAAGAAATTGGCAACTGATCACTGA
- the LOC128881264 gene encoding ran-binding protein 3 isoform X2, whose amino-acid sequence MESSSMENDAQESSSSSNKLPNKTHYPVLAAAKFGNPFGSNDFSDSLPNKTKPSILRPSQLGAMANSQLVNKTVLQPAKFQNPFTKVTDIVSEEKNESVNQNNKSKVKESNSEETPAEEPKPTFLPLGASTKDSESNSVNNTVTPCASEPSFVFGQNLKERVMVGNDAESTENTEGEERKEEAASENGSSELLFSNAPAVCRTTARPGLTLTQAAQELEEANRANKRKYNQVTPLTGEEGETNVVQINCKLFAFDKASGGWQERGRGTLRLNDRDEESRLVGRTAGTQRLILNTKVWPGMTAERAAPKSLRLTAMDVHGDIRIFIVQAAPKEIEQLHKLLQQRIKRAQERQPKKLATDH is encoded by the exons ATGGAAAGTTCTTCTATGGAAAACGACGCTCAGGAGTCTTCGTCAAGTTCTAACAAACTCCCCAATAAAACACATT ATCCTGTATTAGCTGCTGCAAAGTTTGGAAATCCATTCGGGAGCAATGACTTTTCAGATTCCTTACCTAACAAAACAAAGCCATCGATATTGAGGCCATCTCAATTGGGCGCAATGGCAAATAGTCAACTTGTTAATAAAACAGTTCTGCAACCAGCAAAATTCCAAAATCCCTTTACAAAAGTCACTGACATCGTTTCAGAAGAGAAGAATGAATCTGTGAACCAAAATAATAAGAGCAAAGTAAAAGAAAGTAACAGCGAAGAGACACCAGCAGAGGAACCGAAGCCTACCTTCCTACCGCTAGGTGCGAGTACAAAGGATAGCGAAAGTAATAGTGTAAATAATACAGTGACACCTTGTGCTTCGGAACCGAGTTTCGTCTTTGGCCAGAACTTAAAGGAACGAGTTATGGTTGGAAACGATGCGGAAAGCACCGAGAATACAGAGGGTGAAGAAAGAAAGGAGGAAGCTGCCAGCGAAAATGGTTCTTCCGAACTTCTCTTCTCGAATGCCCCTGCAGTGTGTCGCACTACAGCTCGGCCAGGTCTGACGTTAACGCAAGCGGCGCAAGAACTAGAGGAGGCGAATCGCGCGAATAAAAGGAAGTACAATCAAGTGACGCCGTTGACGGGTGAAGAGGGAGAAACGAATgttgttcaaataaattgcaaactATTTGCATTCGATAAAGCCAGTGGCGGTTGGCaagagagaggaagaggaacATTACGACTGAACGATCGCGACGAGGAGTCCCGATTGGTAGGCCGCACCGCGGGCACCcaaagattaatattaaacacaAAAGTCTGGCCAGGTATGACCGCGGAACGAGCCGCACCCAAATCATTAAGATTAACAGCTATGGACGTTCACGGAGACATAAGAATCTTCATCGTTCAAGCTGCACCTAAAGAAATCGAACAGTTGCACAAACTGTTGCAGCAGCGAATCAAACGCGCGCAAGAACGCCAACCGAAGAAATTGGCAACTGATCACTGA
- the LOC128881266 gene encoding acyl-CoA-binding protein-like, whose protein sequence is MSLDERFNKAVEEVKELSSQPSDNDMLELYSLFKQATVGDCNTSRPGMLDFKGKAKWDAWDRKKGLSQDSAKEQYIQKVEELIAMIGKK, encoded by the exons ATGTCTTTAGACGAA aGATTTAACAAAGCTGTAGAAGAAGTTAAGGAGCTAAGTTCCCAACCTTCAGACAACGATATGCttgaattatattcattattcaagCAAGCAACTGTTGGAGACTGTAATACAT cGAGGCCAGGTATGTTAGACTTTAAAGGGAAAGCCAAGTGGGATGCTTGGGATCGTAAGAAGGGCTTGAGTCAAGATAGCGCAAAAGAGCAATACATTCAGAAGGTGGAAGAATTAATAGCCATGATTGGCAAGAAGTAA
- the LOC128881265 gene encoding dnaJ homolog subfamily B member 6-like isoform X1, whose translation MMVDYYKILEVQRTASSGDIKKAYRKLALRWHPDKNPENLDESNKKFKEISEAYEVLIDDAKRRIYDQRLYQKASSRPGRGFTSRNYFDSAFQRFFEKKRRVYDQYGKEGLQMPGNKRRHDDDFDPRFANTFVFRDPAEVFREFFGGSAFADLYKMTDDLNVGFHRRSHPSSNSISTPFFNPFGIHFSPFTNIFEGGGNTFTSFNSFASFDGTSGGGGGAMRRTNTSTRFINGKKITTKKIYENGKETIMSFENDVLKSKTVNGVPQSITFDEASTSRPLTDNASDIAMAGQNSRTVNGDHLRASRIKTHYHPLLTKKHTDKSKRK comes from the exons ATACAGAAAATTAGCACTGAGATGGCATCCAGACAAAAACCCCGAGAACCTGGACgaatcgaacaaaaaattcaaagaaatatcCGAGGCGTACGAAGTGTTGATAGACG ATGCGAAGAGACGAATCTACGACCAACGATTGTATCAGAAGGCGTCTTCGAGGCCCGGCCGTGGATTCACCAGCCGGAATTACTTTGACTCTGCTTTCCAGCGATTTTTCG AAAAGAAAAGACGTGTCTACGACCAGTATGGAAAGGAAGGTCTTCAAATGCCAGGAAACAAGAGGCGACACGATGACGACTTTGATCCTCGCTTCGCTAATACCTTCGTCTTCAGAGATCCTGCGGAAGTATTCAGAGAATTCTTCGGTGGTAGTGCTTTCGCAGACTTGTACAAGATGACTGATG ACCTCAATGTAGGCTTTCACAGGCGTAGTCACCCAAGCAGTAACAGCATAAGTACGCCTTTCTTCAACCCTTTTGGGATTCATTTTTCACCGTTCACCAACATTTTTGAAGGTGGAGGAAACACCTTCACCTCGTTCAACTCGTTCGCAAGCTTCGACGGAACCAgcggtggtggtggcggtgCTATGAGGCGAACGAATACCTCGACGAGATTTATCAACGGCAAGAAGATCACCACCAAAAA GATTTACGAGAACGGAAAGGAAACGATAATGTCTTTCGAAAACGACGTGCTGAAGTCGAAGACGGTGAACGGCGTCCCACAATCAATAAC GTTTGACGAGGCATCGACGAGTCGCCCGCTGACCGACAATGCCAGCGACATCGCGATGGCTGGCCAGAACTCGAGAACAGTCAACGGTGACCATCTGAGGGCTAGCAGAATAAAGACGCACTATCATCCACTTCTCACTAAGAAGCACACAGACAAGAGTAAGAGAAAATAG
- the LOC128881265 gene encoding dnaJ homolog subfamily B member 6-like isoform X2, producing the protein MMVDYYKILEVQRTASSGDIKKAYRKLALRWHPDKNPENLDESNKKFKEISEAYEVLIDEKKRRVYDQYGKEGLQMPGNKRRHDDDFDPRFANTFVFRDPAEVFREFFGGSAFADLYKMTDDLNVGFHRRSHPSSNSISTPFFNPFGIHFSPFTNIFEGGGNTFTSFNSFASFDGTSGGGGGAMRRTNTSTRFINGKKITTKKIYENGKETIMSFENDVLKSKTVNGVPQSITFDEASTSRPLTDNASDIAMAGQNSRTVNGDHLRASRIKTHYHPLLTKKHTDKSKRK; encoded by the exons ATACAGAAAATTAGCACTGAGATGGCATCCAGACAAAAACCCCGAGAACCTGGACgaatcgaacaaaaaattcaaagaaatatcCGAGGCGTACGAAGTGTTGATAGACG AAAAGAAAAGACGTGTCTACGACCAGTATGGAAAGGAAGGTCTTCAAATGCCAGGAAACAAGAGGCGACACGATGACGACTTTGATCCTCGCTTCGCTAATACCTTCGTCTTCAGAGATCCTGCGGAAGTATTCAGAGAATTCTTCGGTGGTAGTGCTTTCGCAGACTTGTACAAGATGACTGATG ACCTCAATGTAGGCTTTCACAGGCGTAGTCACCCAAGCAGTAACAGCATAAGTACGCCTTTCTTCAACCCTTTTGGGATTCATTTTTCACCGTTCACCAACATTTTTGAAGGTGGAGGAAACACCTTCACCTCGTTCAACTCGTTCGCAAGCTTCGACGGAACCAgcggtggtggtggcggtgCTATGAGGCGAACGAATACCTCGACGAGATTTATCAACGGCAAGAAGATCACCACCAAAAA GATTTACGAGAACGGAAAGGAAACGATAATGTCTTTCGAAAACGACGTGCTGAAGTCGAAGACGGTGAACGGCGTCCCACAATCAATAAC GTTTGACGAGGCATCGACGAGTCGCCCGCTGACCGACAATGCCAGCGACATCGCGATGGCTGGCCAGAACTCGAGAACAGTCAACGGTGACCATCTGAGGGCTAGCAGAATAAAGACGCACTATCATCCACTTCTCACTAAGAAGCACACAGACAAGAGTAAGAGAAAATAG